In a single window of the Candidatus Deferrimicrobiaceae bacterium genome:
- a CDS encoding AtpZ/AtpI family protein produces the protein MTDKQDRRALFRDLGRYSALGLEMAIAVILGLAIGYYLDKWLGTGPWMTVVWLGIGFAAGVRSLFRAALRSGQEQEKEEEKKRKPGGR, from the coding sequence ATGACCGACAAACAGGACCGTAGAGCACTCTTCCGGGATCTGGGCCGATACAGCGCTCTGGGCCTGGAAATGGCCATTGCGGTCATCCTCGGCCTGGCCATCGGGTACTACCTCGACAAGTGGCTCGGGACCGGTCCCTGGATGACGGTGGTCTGGCTCGGAATCGGTTTCGCCGCGGGGGTGCGCAGCCTCTTCCGCGCCGCTCTCCGGTCCGGCCAGGAGCAGGAAAAAGAGGAAGAGAAGAAGAGGAAGCCCGGTGGAAGGTAA